The following are encoded together in the Thunnus thynnus chromosome 15, fThuThy2.1, whole genome shotgun sequence genome:
- the adnp2b gene encoding activity-dependent neuroprotector homeobox protein 2b isoform X2 — translation MAHDAKKAASCCKDWPYRSRALCCNMCKYSSQNIYNFRSHVSRCHGYVQSFCALAPCSQCLFIGHPKMLKKHMFFFHSKVTTHIQSARGGPLPTHCGSERYQCRKCGFPTSSIFAMKKHIILKHLESLAEQYIGYRLHVQGTTSVKIYCCKVCKVNTGTLDQMLHHMLVEPSHYSVSTQVQSLIHENKNYTIKPTPNGNGVFVTFPSIAPKPQQPQIYSKSLVLPSNGQHTGTVVALQQLQGTTNSTTLICAPGTNQAFLPPQASALVQLASAEAKGLLQPGATIALRSALPQGPSMVQLPTVSNVSLKQAPVALAPASAPPQQTPQTQQILLPSGLQANVAAATGTVPKPALVAQNQTNQIGLQGTMLTSQSLLSHLIPTGNKVNGMPTYTFAPLQVAMPVSQSTVSPLKPVEHSSDSSSQTKKWITCPLCNELFPSNVFDMHIEVAHQTKSTSSRSESVAARAAFLKKMPDKTVKCLTCKILLSEKSVFQHLLHGLNCLYCSALFFSIKQLAEHVKQHNPTSKAYCDFLRQKYRVYSKGIGGILFPYFDVHTTAPKEVLGDNEVNLALVTNSLDLIFFKLQPSSQPEICPAPAKINSAYCPFCDEKFQDESKHLEHLKQKHLVAPTIHAILKTEAFKCIYCNGVYTGKVTQQAVMLHIQRCRCSPKPPPPPKIAAVPQQPPPKPAQQLSQPPGLYFLQVPQSVTMKQTVAPARVAPPASTERPPESEAELQSKKRLEAAWREVIEANKREREEKAAMRKKREQEKLLPPPEPEVPADPAVKLVLEPTPVERRCSEERKDFISKYFNLNPYATKAETDELCRRLSLTKAELAAHFSKKRSKCMKSLKRNTAVILLGFNMTELSKVKHNLLIPEQRPTDPTDQQSESMEKSDDGPEPMDESGNEKVRDGEQME, via the exons ATGGCGCATGACGCCAAAAAAGCTGCTTCCTGCTGTAAAGAT TGGCCTTATCGGTCTCGAGCTCTGTGCTGCAACATGTGCAAGTACTCTTCACAAAACATCTACAACTTCAGGAGCCACGTCTCACGCTGCCATGGTTATGTGCAGTCGTTCTGTGCGCTGGCACCCTGTTCTCAGTGCCTCTTCATCGGCCACCCCAAGATGCTCAAGAAGCACATGTTCTTCTTCCATTCCAAAGTCACCACGCACATACAGTCGGCAAGGGGAGGGCCTTTACCCACGCATTGCGGAAGTGAGAGGTATCAGTGTCGAAAATGTGGATTCCCAACCTCTTCTATCTTTGCAATGAAGAAACACATCATTCTCAAGCACCTTGAGAGTTTGGCAGAACAGTACATTGGTTACAGATTACATGTTCAAGGGACTACGTCTGTAAAGATCTACTGCTGCAAGGTGTGTAAGGTGAACACTGGAACTCTAGACCAAATGTTGCATCACATGCTGGTGGAGCCATCACACTATTCAGTCAGCACACAGGTGCAGAGTTTGATTCATGAGAACAAGAACTACACTATTAAACCAACACCTAATGGGAACGGCGTGTTTGTAACATTCCCAAGTATCGCTCCTAAACCACAGCAAcctcaaatatacagtaagtcCTTGGTTTTACCAAGCAACGGCCAACATACTGGGACCGTGGTGGCATTACAGCAACTACAAGGAACTACGAACAGTACTACATTGATCTGTGCCCCTGGAACCAACCAAGCTTTCCTTCCCCCTCAGGCGTCAGCCTTAGTGCAACTAGCTAGTGCTGAGGCTAAAGGTTTGCTTCAGCCTGGTGCCACTATAGCCCTCCGAAGTGCTTTGCCCCAAGGACCATCAATGGTCCAGCTTCCCACAGTGTCTAATGTGTCTCTGAAACAGGCACCAGTGGCCCTAGCTCCTGCTTCGGCTCCACCACAACAGACtccacaaacacagcaaatcCTTCTTCCATCAGGACTGCAAGCCAATGTGGCAGCAGCAACTGGGACTGTACCTAAGCCTGCTCTAGTcgcacaaaatcaaacaaaccaaaTCGGCCTACAAGGTACCATGCTGACGTCACAGTCTTTGCTCAGTCACCTGATCCCTACTGGCAATAAGGTGAATGGAATGCCAACATACACATTTGCTCCACTCCAAGTAGCAATGCCTGTTTCTCAGAGCACAGTTAGCCCTCTCAAGCCTGTTGAGCATTCAAGTGACTCTTCATCACAAACTAAGAAGTGGATTACTTGTCCCCTCTGCAATGAACTTTTCCCTTCCAATGTCTTTGACATGCACATAGAAGTCGCCCACCAGACAAAGTCCACTTCATCCAGGTCAGAAAGCGTAGCTGCACGAGCAGCATTTCTGAAGAAAATGCCTGACAAAACTGTCAAATGTTTAACGTGCAAAATTCTACTATCAGAAAAGAGTGTCTTCCAACACCTGCTGCATGGCCTGAATTGTTTGTACTgctcagctttgtttttttctatcaaACAGCTTGCTGAACACGTAAAACAGCACAATCCCACAAGCAAGGCTTACTGTGACTTCCTGAGGCAGAAATACAGGGTCTACTCAAAAGGTATTGGGGGAATCTTGTTCCCTTATTTTGATGTGCACACCACTGCACCAAAAGAGGTCCTAGGAGATAACGAGGTCAATCTCGCCCTCGTCACAAATTCCCTAGACTTGATCTTTTTTAAGTTGCAGCCCAGCAGCCAACCAGAAATCTGCCCAGCCCCTGCAAAAATCAACAGTGCGTACTGTCCCTTTTGCGACGAAAAGTTCCAGGATGAATCCAAACACCTTGAGCACCTGAAACAGAAACACCTCGTTGCACCCACCATTCATGCCATCCTCAAGACAGAGGCTTTCAAGTGTATATACTGCAATGGTGTGTACACAGGAAAGGTCACCCAGCAGGCGGTGATGCTCCACATTCAGAGATGCCGGTGTTCACcaaaaccaccaccaccacccaaaATTGCAGCAGTACCACAGCAGCCACCACCAAAACCAGCTCAGCAGCTCAGTCAGCCGCCTGGACTGTACTTTCTCCAAGTGCCGCAGAGTGTGACTATGAAACAGACTGTAGCTCCAGCTCGTGTGGCTCCACCTGCATCCACTGAGAGGCCTCCAGAAtcagaagcagagctgcagtctaAGAAGAGGCTGGAGGCTGCATGGAGGGAGGTCATAGAGGCCAACAAACGAGAGCGAGAGGAAAAGGCGGCCATGCGCAAGAAGCGAGAGCAGGAGAAGTTGTTGCCCCCACCAGAGCCCGAGGTTCCAGCTGATCCCGCGGTGAAGCTAGTGTTGGAGCCCACTCCGGTGGAGCGCCGCTGCAGCGAGGAGCGCAAAGACTTCATATCCAAATACTTCAACCTGAACCCTTACGCAACCAAAGCTGAGACCGACGAGCTGTGCCGGAGACTGTCTCTCACCAAAGCGGAGCTGGCAGCACACTTCAGCAAGAAGCGCAGCAAGTGCATGAAGAGTCTCAAGAGGAACACTGCTGTCATTCTCCTCGGCTTCAACATGACAGAACTGAGCAAAGTCAAGCACAACCTCCTCATCCCAGAACAGCGGCCCACTGATCCCACG
- the adnp2b gene encoding activity-dependent neuroprotector homeobox protein 2b isoform X1, whose product MYQVPVGNIEKIRKARKAVKNILGEIGLEDCQNLLKDLNEKSEKDADDEAFGETEWLDFTDGYNSIQRKKWPYRSRALCCNMCKYSSQNIYNFRSHVSRCHGYVQSFCALAPCSQCLFIGHPKMLKKHMFFFHSKVTTHIQSARGGPLPTHCGSERYQCRKCGFPTSSIFAMKKHIILKHLESLAEQYIGYRLHVQGTTSVKIYCCKVCKVNTGTLDQMLHHMLVEPSHYSVSTQVQSLIHENKNYTIKPTPNGNGVFVTFPSIAPKPQQPQIYSKSLVLPSNGQHTGTVVALQQLQGTTNSTTLICAPGTNQAFLPPQASALVQLASAEAKGLLQPGATIALRSALPQGPSMVQLPTVSNVSLKQAPVALAPASAPPQQTPQTQQILLPSGLQANVAAATGTVPKPALVAQNQTNQIGLQGTMLTSQSLLSHLIPTGNKVNGMPTYTFAPLQVAMPVSQSTVSPLKPVEHSSDSSSQTKKWITCPLCNELFPSNVFDMHIEVAHQTKSTSSRSESVAARAAFLKKMPDKTVKCLTCKILLSEKSVFQHLLHGLNCLYCSALFFSIKQLAEHVKQHNPTSKAYCDFLRQKYRVYSKGIGGILFPYFDVHTTAPKEVLGDNEVNLALVTNSLDLIFFKLQPSSQPEICPAPAKINSAYCPFCDEKFQDESKHLEHLKQKHLVAPTIHAILKTEAFKCIYCNGVYTGKVTQQAVMLHIQRCRCSPKPPPPPKIAAVPQQPPPKPAQQLSQPPGLYFLQVPQSVTMKQTVAPARVAPPASTERPPESEAELQSKKRLEAAWREVIEANKREREEKAAMRKKREQEKLLPPPEPEVPADPAVKLVLEPTPVERRCSEERKDFISKYFNLNPYATKAETDELCRRLSLTKAELAAHFSKKRSKCMKSLKRNTAVILLGFNMTELSKVKHNLLIPEQRPTDPTDQQSESMEKSDDGPEPMDESGNEKVRDGEQME is encoded by the exons GATCTcaatgaaaagtcagagaaagATGCAGATGATGAAGCCTTTGGGGAAACGGAGTGGCTTGATTTCACAGATGGATACAACAGCATACAACGGAAAAAG TGGCCTTATCGGTCTCGAGCTCTGTGCTGCAACATGTGCAAGTACTCTTCACAAAACATCTACAACTTCAGGAGCCACGTCTCACGCTGCCATGGTTATGTGCAGTCGTTCTGTGCGCTGGCACCCTGTTCTCAGTGCCTCTTCATCGGCCACCCCAAGATGCTCAAGAAGCACATGTTCTTCTTCCATTCCAAAGTCACCACGCACATACAGTCGGCAAGGGGAGGGCCTTTACCCACGCATTGCGGAAGTGAGAGGTATCAGTGTCGAAAATGTGGATTCCCAACCTCTTCTATCTTTGCAATGAAGAAACACATCATTCTCAAGCACCTTGAGAGTTTGGCAGAACAGTACATTGGTTACAGATTACATGTTCAAGGGACTACGTCTGTAAAGATCTACTGCTGCAAGGTGTGTAAGGTGAACACTGGAACTCTAGACCAAATGTTGCATCACATGCTGGTGGAGCCATCACACTATTCAGTCAGCACACAGGTGCAGAGTTTGATTCATGAGAACAAGAACTACACTATTAAACCAACACCTAATGGGAACGGCGTGTTTGTAACATTCCCAAGTATCGCTCCTAAACCACAGCAAcctcaaatatacagtaagtcCTTGGTTTTACCAAGCAACGGCCAACATACTGGGACCGTGGTGGCATTACAGCAACTACAAGGAACTACGAACAGTACTACATTGATCTGTGCCCCTGGAACCAACCAAGCTTTCCTTCCCCCTCAGGCGTCAGCCTTAGTGCAACTAGCTAGTGCTGAGGCTAAAGGTTTGCTTCAGCCTGGTGCCACTATAGCCCTCCGAAGTGCTTTGCCCCAAGGACCATCAATGGTCCAGCTTCCCACAGTGTCTAATGTGTCTCTGAAACAGGCACCAGTGGCCCTAGCTCCTGCTTCGGCTCCACCACAACAGACtccacaaacacagcaaatcCTTCTTCCATCAGGACTGCAAGCCAATGTGGCAGCAGCAACTGGGACTGTACCTAAGCCTGCTCTAGTcgcacaaaatcaaacaaaccaaaTCGGCCTACAAGGTACCATGCTGACGTCACAGTCTTTGCTCAGTCACCTGATCCCTACTGGCAATAAGGTGAATGGAATGCCAACATACACATTTGCTCCACTCCAAGTAGCAATGCCTGTTTCTCAGAGCACAGTTAGCCCTCTCAAGCCTGTTGAGCATTCAAGTGACTCTTCATCACAAACTAAGAAGTGGATTACTTGTCCCCTCTGCAATGAACTTTTCCCTTCCAATGTCTTTGACATGCACATAGAAGTCGCCCACCAGACAAAGTCCACTTCATCCAGGTCAGAAAGCGTAGCTGCACGAGCAGCATTTCTGAAGAAAATGCCTGACAAAACTGTCAAATGTTTAACGTGCAAAATTCTACTATCAGAAAAGAGTGTCTTCCAACACCTGCTGCATGGCCTGAATTGTTTGTACTgctcagctttgtttttttctatcaaACAGCTTGCTGAACACGTAAAACAGCACAATCCCACAAGCAAGGCTTACTGTGACTTCCTGAGGCAGAAATACAGGGTCTACTCAAAAGGTATTGGGGGAATCTTGTTCCCTTATTTTGATGTGCACACCACTGCACCAAAAGAGGTCCTAGGAGATAACGAGGTCAATCTCGCCCTCGTCACAAATTCCCTAGACTTGATCTTTTTTAAGTTGCAGCCCAGCAGCCAACCAGAAATCTGCCCAGCCCCTGCAAAAATCAACAGTGCGTACTGTCCCTTTTGCGACGAAAAGTTCCAGGATGAATCCAAACACCTTGAGCACCTGAAACAGAAACACCTCGTTGCACCCACCATTCATGCCATCCTCAAGACAGAGGCTTTCAAGTGTATATACTGCAATGGTGTGTACACAGGAAAGGTCACCCAGCAGGCGGTGATGCTCCACATTCAGAGATGCCGGTGTTCACcaaaaccaccaccaccacccaaaATTGCAGCAGTACCACAGCAGCCACCACCAAAACCAGCTCAGCAGCTCAGTCAGCCGCCTGGACTGTACTTTCTCCAAGTGCCGCAGAGTGTGACTATGAAACAGACTGTAGCTCCAGCTCGTGTGGCTCCACCTGCATCCACTGAGAGGCCTCCAGAAtcagaagcagagctgcagtctaAGAAGAGGCTGGAGGCTGCATGGAGGGAGGTCATAGAGGCCAACAAACGAGAGCGAGAGGAAAAGGCGGCCATGCGCAAGAAGCGAGAGCAGGAGAAGTTGTTGCCCCCACCAGAGCCCGAGGTTCCAGCTGATCCCGCGGTGAAGCTAGTGTTGGAGCCCACTCCGGTGGAGCGCCGCTGCAGCGAGGAGCGCAAAGACTTCATATCCAAATACTTCAACCTGAACCCTTACGCAACCAAAGCTGAGACCGACGAGCTGTGCCGGAGACTGTCTCTCACCAAAGCGGAGCTGGCAGCACACTTCAGCAAGAAGCGCAGCAAGTGCATGAAGAGTCTCAAGAGGAACACTGCTGTCATTCTCCTCGGCTTCAACATGACAGAACTGAGCAAAGTCAAGCACAACCTCCTCATCCCAGAACAGCGGCCCACTGATCCCACG